The nucleotide window CACCTGTATCTGTAGTTGCTCCCTATTGCTCAGCTCTCCACCCttccaaaacaaaactgaaaatcacCTTTGAGCGAGAGGACCCGAGCCGGGGCGCAGAAGGCGCAACGGGTGAAGAGGGACCCGCGGCCCGCGGGATCAAGGCTGGGGTCCCCGTTTGGGGGCCGCCCGGATGCCGGACCCCCGGCCTACTGCTTCTCTGGGGCGCCGTTGACCATAGGCCCGTACAGGCCGCCGCCGTAGGTGGGTTCCTTGTGCACCGCAGCGGCGGCGGCCGAGCGGTCGCGCATGAGGTCGCTGAAGGCATAGTCCATGGGTGGGCGGAAGCCGAGTGTGGGTACTAGACCCGCGGTCGAGTAGGGAGCCATGAAGGCCAGGCCACGGCTGTGCGCCGCTGCAGCCGAATAGGCCAGGCGCAGGGGGCTGAGGCCGAGCGGCGCGCCCAGTGGGTAGGCGCCGGCGTCGGCGCCGAAGTGACTAGCGTTGGGCTGCAATGGCGAGAAGGCCGAGCGGCTGCTCAGCGAGCCCAGCGCCCCAGGCGCCATGGCGCCGGCCAGCAAAGGTCTATGGTGCGGAGGGGCAGCGGGGCCGGCCTGCAGCGGCGCGGGCAGCCCCGGCCCCCCGGCAGCGGCGGCATCAACGCGGCCCGGCCACGCGTCTTCCGCAGCTGCTACCGCACCCACCGCGGCCTTATCAGGCGGCGCGGCGGGGCCAAGGCCGGCCGCCAGACCCCCGCGGTGGTGGTTCAGCACCTGCTCGATGGCCTGCACCACGTCGCCGCCGCAACCCTGCAACACCAGCTCCAGGACACCTCGCCGGTGGCCCGGGAAGACGCGCGTCAAGATGTCCAGCGGCGTCCGCTGCCGTGGACCCGGGCCCCCGCCCAGCCCTGGGGCGGGAGCGGCCTCTGCCTCTTCTTTGTCGGCCTCGGAACCAGATTCGGAGCCCAAAGGGCTGGCGGAGCCCGGGCTGTCCTCCTCGCCACCGCCTCCCGGGCCTGCGCTGCCCGGGCAGCTCCCACCTGCCTCCTTGGAGGCCCGGGCCAGGGGCGACCCGGAAAAGGACTCCCCGTCGCCGTTCTCAGAGCCCGAGCCCGGCCGCACCTCCGGAGAAGATGTCCCGGGACCCGAGTCTGCGCCGTCGGGTGATAAGGGCTTCCCCGGTGGCGGCTGCGGGCTGCCTGCGCGGCCGGTCTGAAGTAGCGTCTTGGGGAACAGGTCAAACTTCTGCAACTTGGCTtctaggaagggagaaaagggtaTATGAGGAGTGATTAGGAGCCGGGAGGCGACGGCACCCTCAGTACATTATCCCTTTGGACccagtttcctctctctctgaacccgACGACCTTCATTCACTGGGCTCCagtgcctctttcttttttctccagtatTCCTTAATCTCTGAGCCCCTACagttttgtctcacttcccctaCCCCTAGGGTGCACTCTTTTGTATGTACCCAGGACCCTAACCACTTGGGCCCTGTAAATTCAATGTTCAGTTCCCCTTTCCACATCTGTGCCCCAACACTTCCACCTTTATTCTCCTTCCTATCTTTGCCTTGACCTGGAGAAGTGGCCTGGCCCAGGAGACAATATAACTTCCACCTATATAATCTACTGTATAGAGACCCCACTCCACATCCATCGTTCCAAGAGCAAACTCTGCCCTGGGTGCCCTCTGGCCTTGGGCAACATAGCTTGTAATGGAAGGCACCTTGGGTATCTAAGAGATCTCAAGCCTTTCTACAGGTAAAAATAGAGCCCCTATTTCTAATCCACCCTTTCCAAAATTAAAACCTAAGAACTTCTTCACTGCCAAGCTGGGGTCTCAGAAGGCCCCCAATGGCCCCAGACTTAATTCCTCCCTCCCTAGAAAAAGGCGAGATGTTCTTGAAGAAGAGGGTGGGGCCAGACTGGGagtagtggggggtgggggggaagagtgGGGATCCAGGGAAGCGAGAGAGTTCCTGCTCGAAGGAAACCAGGACAGGTGGGGAAAGAAGCTAGAAAGAAGGAGCAGGCGCAGGATGCGGTTGTCCGGGGAGCATTAGGAACTTGAGAAAAGGAATCagagggggaaaaggaagggggTGTCTTCAATACCTAGAGAAAGCCGTtcgggaagaaggaggaagactgGGAGAGGGCCAGATTTCTGaagaaagtggggaaggagcagaggaaccACGGCGCGTGAAGAGCAGAACCAAGGTTAAATATGAGACGCGCGGATTTCCGCGCGGATTTCCGAGCAAAGTGAGCAAGGAAACTGGGACCTGGCTGCATTTGGGTAGAGAAGATAAGATTACAGGGTCTACATTTGGCCCCGCAGTGAAAAACAGGGCCTGGGTGCGCGGTGAACTCTAGCAGTCGGGCATTTAGAAAAGGGGATTCCATACCAAGACAAGTAAGTCTCTGGGCCACGTCCCCtggggccccttccctgcttcccttcctccccaccctgccgCGCGCTCACCTGAGCTCCCCGAGCCCGCAGTGCCGCCTCCGGTCCCTGCGGGCGCTCCTGCTCCCGGCCCCCCGCCGTCGGCGGCGCACACGGAGCCGAAGACCTCGTAGGCAGGTCGCGGCGGGATAATGCCGTTGGCGGCGGCGAGCGCTAGGCCCTCGGCAGTGCCGTAGAGCAGCTGTAGCTCGCGCGCCTCGTTCTCTTCCTGCGCCTGTTGCCTGCGCAGCGCCACCTGCGCCGCCATGACGCGCTGGCGCTCCGCGATGAGCGTGCACTTGGCGCACAGGCAGTCCTTCCAGCGGCAGTAGCGCTTGTGGCCCTTGAGCGCCGACACCACGCCGTGGTTGCGGCAGCGCGCGCACTTGGGGGTCCGCGGGTACTTCTCCGCCGCCCGCAACAACAGCGGCGGCGCTCGTAGCAAGCCGCCCGCCACGCTCACCGGTAGCGACGcggccgcagccgccgccgctgctACCGACGCCACAGACGCCACGGGCGGCCCCGTCGCTGTCGCCGCCGCCGTCGCTGCGCCGGGCACGCTAGGCAGCTCAGAGCGCAGCTCCATGGCAGGACCTGGCGTAGAAGACcgtgggaagaaggaagagacttGTGGTGAGGAGCGCACGATGTGCTAAGGTACAGCGTACCCACGAAGAAATCAGGCTTAGGGAGGGAAATTTCGGTCGCGGAAGTTTGGCTAGTGGTGCCAAATTGCCGGGAGGAGGTGCCTTCTGATCCCCCTTGTAAGGCTgagttcccccaccccacccccaccaaggcTCTTCTTATATCTGATTTATGCGCTGGGTCTAAGATTTCGTTTGACTCAATGGTTCcgctggaaaataaaaataaaaagacacaaagttTGAAAAGTTATTGGTTCAGGTGGATATAACGAGggtatgaaaagtaaaatattatttcccaAAGTTTAGCTTAATTGGAGTGAGACAGGTAGAGAGAAATATTTGTTTGATGGGACTCGGACTAGAGAGAAAATTTTTGATCCAACAGTTAGACCGATACCAAGAGCAAAACAGGAAAACCGAGGCGAAATGCACAGTTTTGTGGAAAGGTGAAAAAGAGAGAGCTATCAGAGCATACAAAACATGGAGTTCAGCTGGCTGGGTCTGAAGGTTTTGGTGAGAGCAGAAGAGTTAGAAAAATCAGGAACAGAAAGAACGGCTCGAGGAAATAGAGTGAAGGCtagcaaaacaaatattttaaaagcaaagttaggcgcggggggaggggcagggacccGTGGAAATGTGGGGGCTACAAGTTTCATGAAGCGGGGCCTccagggagtgggagagaaaaatgagtgtggaaatgaatttgggaggcgtgggggggggggctaaagagaaaattaagcCGAAGAAACTTAAACTTTGGAAAAGCAAATCCAGCCTCAAGGTTAGCTTGAGGGGTGAGGAAAACAACACCAAAACAACAGCTGATACGGGTGTCTGGGTCCCAGGGTTCACTCAGGAGAGAAAGGTGTGCAtgagagggaaaaacaaacaaacccttcaGGTAAAAgttgtgggtgggggtggagtaaAACCTGTGGCACAATTTTTAGTCTTGTAGCCTGGGAGAGTAGTCGAGAAGAAAAAAGTATCTTGCGAAAAGTTAGGTATTACAGGAGGGTGATCTTTTCTCTGACCATCTCACACTGCCTTCAAGATCCTCTCCTCCAGTCTAGGGACAGAATCGTCAGACACATACTCCCCATCCTGGGATCTCTGCGGGACCCTACTCGAGTGCAGATTCTCGAGAGCTCTGGTCTCAGAATTGGGATCCTGGGACTTGGATAGCCCAGGAGACAGCACCGAGGCAGAGGAGTCGCCTCTGGAACTGGCTATAGGCTAACAACGGAGTCTCACCTGAGCTGCGGACCTAGAAGGCCTAAGCAGGCCCAGCCCCGAATTTCTTCCCTGTCTCTT belongs to Panthera tigris isolate Pti1 chromosome C1, P.tigris_Pti1_mat1.1, whole genome shotgun sequence and includes:
- the DMRTA2 gene encoding doublesex- and mab-3-related transcription factor A2 gives rise to the protein MELRSELPSVPGAATAAATATGPPVASVASVAAAAAAAASLPVSVAGGLLRAPPLLLRAAEKYPRTPKCARCRNHGVVSALKGHKRYCRWKDCLCAKCTLIAERQRVMAAQVALRRQQAQEENEARELQLLYGTAEGLALAAANGIIPPRPAYEVFGSVCAADGGGPGAGAPAGTGGGTAGSGSSEAKLQKFDLFPKTLLQTGRAGSPQPPPGKPLSPDGADSGPGTSSPEVRPGSGSENGDGESFSGSPLARASKEAGGSCPGSAGPGGGGEEDSPGSASPLGSESGSEADKEEAEAAPAPGLGGGPGPRQRTPLDILTRVFPGHRRGVLELVLQGCGGDVVQAIEQVLNHHRGGLAAGLGPAAPPDKAAVGAVAAAEDAWPGRVDAAAAGGPGLPAPLQAGPAAPPHHRPLLAGAMAPGALGSLSSRSAFSPLQPNASHFGADAGAYPLGAPLGLSPLRLAYSAAAAHSRGLAFMAPYSTAGLVPTLGFRPPMDYAFSDLMRDRSAAAAAVHKEPTYGGGLYGPMVNGAPEKQ